TATTGACACGACAAAAGGCTCGTCTGGAGGCGCGCTGCAAGCTGCCTCGTTGGGAGGCAAAAGAAATATAGTGAGAATATTGCTAGACGCCAAAGCCGATGTAAACGCCCAGGGTGGTCAATACGGCACTGCCCTACAGGCCGCTGCTGCTACTTTATATCAAGACAGCGCGGAGGTAGTAAAGATACTACTTAATGCTGGGGCCGATATCAACGCCCAGGGTGGTCAATACGGCACTGCCCTACAGGCTGCTTCACACAAAGCCAGCGCGGAGGTAGTAAAGATACTACTTAATGCTGGGGCCGATATCAACGCCCAGGGTGGTCAATACGGCACTGCCCTACAGGCTGCTGCTATCTCATATCAAGATAGCGCGGAGATAGTAAAGATACTACTTGATGCCGGGGCCGATATCAACGCCCAGGGTGGTCAATACGGTACTGCCCTACAGGCTGCTTCATACAGAGGCAGTGCGGAGGTAGTAAAGATACTACTTGATGCCGGGGCCGATATCAACGCCCAGGGTGGTCAATACGGTACTGCCCTACAGGCTGCTTCGCGCAGAGGTAGCGTAGAGGTAGTAAAGATACTACTTGATGCCGGAGCCGACGTCAACTCTCAGGGTGGTCAATACGGCACTGCCCTACAGGCTGCTGCTATCTCATATCAAGATAGCGCGGAGGTAGTAAAGATACTACTTGATGCAGGGGCCGATATCAACGCCCAGGGTGGTCACTACGGTACTGCCCTACAGGCTGCTTCATCAGAAGGCAGTGCGGAGGTAGTAAAAATACTACTTGATGCCGGGGCCGATATCAACGCCCAGGGTGGTCAATACGGCACTGCCCTACAGGCTGCTTCATACAGAGGCAGTGCGGAGGTAGTAAAGATACTACTTGATGCCGGGGCCGATATCAACGCCCGGGGTGGTCAATACGGCACTGCCCTACAGGCTGCTGCTATCTCATATCAAGATAGCGCGGAGATAGTAAAGATACTACTTGATGCCGGGGCCGATATCAACGCCCAGGGTGGTCAATACGGTACTGCCCTACAGGCTGCTTCATACAGAGGCAGTGCGGAGGTAGTAAAGATACTACTTGATGCCGGGGCCGATATCAACGCCCAGGGTGGTCACTACGGTACTGCCCTACAGGCTGCTTCATCAGAAGGCAGTGCGGAGGTAGTAAAAATACTACTTGATGCCGGGGCCGATATCAACGCCCAGGGTGGTCAATACGGCACTGCCCTACAGGCTGCTTCATCAGAAGGCAGTGCGGAGGTAGTAAAAATACTACTTGATGCCGGGGCCGATATCAACGCCCAGGGTGGTCAATACGGCACTGCCCTACAGGCTGCTTCGTGCAGAGGTAGCGTAGAGGTAGTAAAGATACTACTTGATGCCGGAGCCGACGTCAACTCTCAGGGTGGTCAATACGGCACTGCCCTACAAGCTGCTGCTGTTTCATATCAAGACAGCGCGGAGGTAGTAAAGATACTACTCGATGCCGGGGCCAATTTCAACGCCCAAGGTGGTATTTATGGCAATGCCCTGCTTGCTGCCGTCCATAAGGGTGTTGCCTTTCAAATTCCGATCCTTCTCCAAGCAGGCGCAGATCCCAGCCTTCTCGACAACCTCCATCGCTCTCCTATTCATATAGCTGCCTCGAAAGGCCTGCTACATATACTTCGGCAGTTCCCTGCCCTTTTGTGTGCCATCAATGCCCAGGATATATTTTCACGAACCCCGCTCCACCTTGCAGTCCTTCATGATCATGAAGATTTCGCccttgctcttctcgagCTGAATGCTGATGCACTCCTCCGAGATGGATACGGCAGAAACATTCTGGACTATGCAACAGATCGTCCTCGTCTGGTCGCCCGACTTCACGATTTATTCCCGGGAATCATGCAAACTGATCAACTGCAGCAACGCGCGATGGTCCGACAATCGATTCTTCAAATATCAAACACAATGCTCTTCTCTATTCCTGATCCTGCGAGGCCGTTTCTGCCCCTTCAACACCAGCTTGGCCACTACCTGTTATATTTGGATGATGCAGACAATGCTCATTCTGTATTGAGTTTGAACTTGGACTACGAAAACCTTCAAATTGGTGTCAACCAAGACCTGATCTGCGATATATGTTCCGGAAGTATTCGTGGAATGCGTATCATTTGCCGACTCTGCCTCGGTCTAAATTTCTGTCAGTTTTGCAGCCGCGAATATCCCACCCATGGCCGATGGAACCCTCACCAAGTGCATGACATCCTTGAAGTGTCATACGAGCAGCCACCTGACTTCGATCATGCTATGGAGCGCTTAAAGGATCTCTTGCAGCATATCGCTCGTCAGTATGGCGGCATATCGGAGCTGCCGCCGAACACCCAACCTGACTTTCCCACTCCTCGTGGCCCCCATCCTTTGGCTACCCCTCTGGTTTTTGGCCTATTGGCGACTTCATTATGTACTTGGCACCTTCTTCGCCGCAATTGAACGATATATGTTTGTCGTTCTGGCCTCCGCATCCACAAGGGGGAGTTACCTTATGATTGATACTTGCTGGGAAGATTTTACCAAAATTTAAAGGTGTTCTGCAGGAATGAATGTAATCTGAAATTTTTTTTGCAGCAGACGCACAATCAAAACATCAGTTGACTATGAATCTTTGGTAAATTTGATCTCGCAAAAAGAGGGAAGCAGTATGGAACACCACATCCTCGTTCTTGCATCTAGTCGGTTTCAATGATGGCCTACTACTATTACGTGATCTAAAGGCTTAGCTATGGTCCCACTTCTCTCGAGCCCGTGTCAAACCCGCGCCGGCCTGACcgattttttttgtctgaCTTCCGTTCAGATGAACCAAGTCTTACTTGTACGTACGACGGATATATAAATGTTTGAGGCTGGTCAATGTGGAATTCGGTCAAATCGAATGAAACGGAACTTTCTCTCACACAAAGCCTCGGTACCTTCATTCACAACGGCCTGGATGTCGTCGGCCAATAACGCTTCACGACCAGACTGACCTGCAGCCGCGCGCGTATTCCGTGCTAGAGTACCGTCTTCCCAGACACTATGAAGAATTCCTTGGGCGGAACTCCAGAAAGTATTATTCGCGGGTCACGGCAAATACCTCTGGTGGGTAGAAATCAGTGATCAGTCAGTCTTGTCTGAGGGCCCCATGCTGCATCAAGTCGAGAGGATATCTGCCACTGTAGGAAAAGATCACaagagatgaaggagaggagggaggcAATTATAAGGCGACACCCGGATCCGGGCATGTCCACTTAAAGACGGATGCCACCATACTACGAAGCAACTGTGAGGTGAATCTTCAGTCGCGAGACGGCTTggcttttcttttattttatttccACGGATGAAGATTTCTTGAATCTCTAAGGGGTCCCCTATAGATAAATAAATAGTACAACATTCCGGAGTCTCGAGCTTCCGCCTATCGGCTTCGCGCGTCCAGCAAGTAGGATGTTTAACGGTAGAAGTCGAGGCTGGGAGAGGGTTAGTGAGACAAGGCATCGATGAGAATAGATAGCCCAACAAAACGGAGAAAATCACGTACCGATCATCCTCATGGCCACTCTTGACCTGCGCCGCATACGCATCCTCCAGATCGCTCTGGATGATATTGTATCGATTCTTGCGCACTGCTCGAAGGCCGGCCTCTTGCATGATCGCGGCAATGACGGCGCCCGACAGCGGTTCATTGCGGACGATCAATGAGTCCAGATCCACCTCCGGAGACAGCGACATCTTCGAGGCAATGGTGGAGAAGATAAGGCGGCGTTCGCGACGGTCACGCAGGGAGGGGAATTCAATCTTTCGATCCAAACGACCGGGACGCAGCAAGGCCGGATCCAAAGTATCGGCCCGGTTGGTGGCCATGATCACCTTGACATTACTGGTCTGCTCGAAGCCGTCCATCTGGTTCAGCAGCTCCAGTAGAATACGCTGCACTTCACGATCGGCACCAGTCTGGGCATCGAAACGTTTGGTGGCGATGGCGTCAATCTCGtcaatgaagatgatggcggGCGAATTTTCCCGCGCCATACGGAAGACGTCACGGACCATACGCGGACCTTCACCCAAATACTTCTGCACAAACTCAGAGCCATTCACACGAATGAAgctggcggtggtgctgttGGCCACAGCCTTGACCAACATGGTCTTGCCGGTACCAGGAGGACCATACAACAACACCACGAGGCGGATCGATACCTGTGTGGTCCGGTCAGCTTCATACGTTCCCATCGAAGACTTGGACTTCCACTGGGGTATAACCTACCGATCTGGCGGTAGAGGTCGAAATGCGTCAATGGCAACTCAACCGCCTCCCGAATCTCTTGCTTTTGCATGTCCAGACCACCCACATCGGCATAAGTCACATCTGGCTTTTCGTTCTCGCCCAGCATGGCAATTGAAGAGTCTGCCTCGGGCGGGAGGATATCGACCAGGGCGTTGGAGTGACGGTGGAGTGCGACCGATGAAGAGGGCTTCAACTTCTCGCGATCAAGCGTGGACAGGATGCGGACAACGTAATTAGAGCCGGTTGAACTTTGGACGATGCCGGTACTGTTGTCATGAGCTTGTTAGCAAGAAATGCTACGCCAGTTCGTCAAGAATCTGGGCGGGTGGTGTAGTACTTCTGGTCAATAGCCTCCATGAACTGTCCAATCACCAATGGCACGCTCTGTATCCGTTTGATCTCTTCTTGTGCCCGGACAAGCTCTCGCTTCAAACTCCTGTATGTTCATGTGTAATGAGCAAGCTGTAGTCAGGAGATGGAGTTGTGTCCTGGGAAAATCACCTTTGCTCGTCCTTGATGTATTCTTCCTGCAGCTGAATGTATCTGTAGGCGACGTCAGTACCGCAGTCAATACCCAGAGGATGGTGAATTCACGGACTCCAAGTGTCTCTGTAGCCGTTTCAAGGTGGCATATTCATCGTTTCCGTCCGCTCCAGCTCCCTCTAGCGAATCCAGGTTGGCGAGGGCATCAAGGGCGCCCGGCTTCGGGAGAGGCGTGACGCTGTTGGCCGGATTCTCCACGGCGACGTCTCCCATGATTGCGATTTGGAGGACCTGTGGATTATGAAGAAGTCTATTTGTAGTCTTCTGTGATGAAGCAGCAATCAACTCTTAGTTGAAGGTGAAGACGAGGGTGTGGCGTGTAGGACTGGTACTGACGTTAGATGGTCATGGATAGCTTGCATCGGGCAACACGGAGCTTGATTATTGGTCACGTGCTAATTGCCATCCGTCAGCGGTTGGATCTTTGCTTGTAGGTACCGATGAACATGAATTTTTGAGCGACACCACTTGAACACGATGCGGCTCGATTGGGCCTCCATACTATTACCCCTCTTAGAATGGGTGGTATTTAAATAGGGGATCTTTTCATTAATCTAAGAATCCGATTTATTACCTGATTGGGAGCATCTTTAGTCGATAGCGTGGGCTCGCATGTAGGCGGACGCCGCCCGTTGTTTATTCTAGAACGTCCTCATCCTGTCACCTATACATTTGCCCAAACAGGTGTGTTGGGAGAGTCTTTTACCCTAGGTGGTCCCGTCGCAATTTCACCGTCCCGAGCAagtgttttcttttttaaggAACAGAGTCGTCAGACTCGCTGAGCCAATAGGTGAACGCCCTTGGTCAGTCAATTGAAGTGCCCTTGAACCTCCTTCAAGACCACATCGTGACTGCGTCGACTGGGAACGGTCCGTCGTCGGACAGACGGCCAAGGCTGAACCCCAAACGAATCCTCCTCTGGAGTTAGACCTACTCGATTTCGACATGTCCCGGACGTGCTTCTACATCTCGGTGCCAACGAGTTGCTTAGCAGTACATAGGATAAACTACATACTACCGCAGTAAAAAATTTAAG
The nucleotide sequence above comes from Penicillium oxalicum strain HP7-1 chromosome II, whole genome shotgun sequence. Encoded proteins:
- a CDS encoding 26S proteasome regulatory subunit, whose amino-acid sequence is MGDVAVENPANSVTPLPKPGALDALANLDSLEGAGADGNDEYATLKRLQRHLEYIQLQEEYIKDEQRSLKRELVRAQEEIKRIQSVPLVIGQFMEAIDQNTGIVQSSTGSNYVVRILSTLDREKLKPSSSVALHRHSNALVDILPPEADSSIAMLGENEKPDVTYADVGGLDMQKQEIREAVELPLTHFDLYRQIADRTTQVSIRLVVLLYGPPGTGKTMLVKAVANSTTASFIRVNGSEFVQKYLGEGPRMVRDVFRMARENSPAIIFIDEIDAIATKRFDAQTGADREVQRILLELLNQMDGFEQTSNVKVIMATNRADTLDPALLRPGRLDRKIEFPSLRDRRERRLIFSTIASKMSLSPEVDLDSLIVRNEPLSGAVIAAIMQEAGLRAVRKNRYNIIQSDLEDAYAAQVKSGHEDDRLDFYR